Sequence from the Streptomyces sp. R33 genome:
GTCAACTGTGAGGGGCGGACAGGCATGGCGCAGACAGGAGGCGGGCTGGTGAGACGAGCGCTGACCAGCATCAGCGGCGGCGGGGACGGCGAGCAGGGCGAAGCCTCCCGCCTCTGGCACGTCACCCTGAGCGTCTCGGGCAAGCCGGCGCCGCTGTCGGAGGTCCGGCGCGGGCTGGAACAGCTGGCCCACGACCACCCGTTCCTCCTCACCAGCCGGTACGCCGACGACCATGCGGAGATCCGGTACTGGGAGGAGGCCCGCGACCTCCACGACGCCGCGGCCGTCGCCCTGCGCCTGTGGGGCGAACACCGCTCCTCGGCGCAGCTCCCGCCGTGGGAGATCGTCGGCCTGGAGGTCATCGACCGCGCGACGTACCACCTCCGGGTGGCGGAAGGCTACGGCCCACCCCCGGCCCACCCGGTCGGGGTCCACCCGTACTAGCCCCATCCGGCCCGGCCGGCCCGCCCGTCGCACCCCGGCCCCGCCGGCGTCCGAGGCGCGGGGTCCGGGCGGAGCCCCGGGGAACGGCGGAAGGGCGGGGCGGGGAGAGGCTCCGCGCAGCGGACCCCGCGGCCGCCATCTCGCGGGATGGAATCCCGTCGGCCCCGGCCTGGCCGGGGACTACCCTGGGCGGCATGACCTCGCTCGACGCCCCCGTCTCGCCCGTGATCGCCACCGCGCAGGCGGCCCGCACCGCCGCCGCGGCCATCGCCCCCCTCCCGCGGTCCGCCAAGGACACCGCGCTGCTGGCCATCGCGGACGCCCTGGAGGCCCGTACGGCCGAGATCGTCGCCGCCAACGCCGTCGACACCGACAAGGCCCGCGCCGCCGGCACCAGCGAGACCGTCATCGACCGCCTCACCCTCACCCCGGAGCGCGTCCGCGCCATCGCCTCCGACGTGCGCGACGTCGCCGCCCTCCCCGACCCCGTCGGCGAGGTCGTCCGCGGCTCGACCCTCCCCAACGGGATCGACCTGCGCCAGATCCGCGTCCCGCTGGGCGTCGTCGGCATCATCTACGAGGCCCGCCCCAACGTCACCGTCGACGCCGCCGCCCTCTGCCTCAAGTCCGGCAACGCGGTCCTGCTGCGCGGCAGCTCCTCCGCCTACGCCTCCAACACCGCCCTCGTCGGAATCCTCCGCGACGCCATCACCGAGGCGGGCCTCCCCGCCGACGCGATCCAGCTGGTCCCCGGCGAGTCCCGCGACTCCGTCCGCGAGCTGATGCGCGCCCGCGGGCTCGTCGACGTCCTCATCCCGCGCGGCGGCGCCTCCCTCATCAA
This genomic interval carries:
- a CDS encoding glutamate-5-semialdehyde dehydrogenase: MTSLDAPVSPVIATAQAARTAAAAIAPLPRSAKDTALLAIADALEARTAEIVAANAVDTDKARAAGTSETVIDRLTLTPERVRAIASDVRDVAALPDPVGEVVRGSTLPNGIDLRQIRVPLGVVGIIYEARPNVTVDAAALCLKSGNAVLLRGSSSAYASNTALVGILRDAITEAGLPADAIQLVPGESRDSVRELMRARGLVDVLIPRGGASLIKTVVEESIVPVIETGTGNCHVYVDAQADLDMAVDILINSKAQRPSVCNSAETLLVHRDIADAFLPRALDALADAGVTVHGDARVLAAAEDSKATALPATDEDWAAEYLSYDIAAGVVDSLDDAVAHIRRWTSGHTEAIVTTSQAAARRFTQLVDSTTVAVNASTRFTDGGQFGFGAEIGISTQKLHARGPMGLPELTSTKYIVTGDGHVR